Genomic window (Dyadobacter fanqingshengii):
TATGGCAGTCTCTTCTTCGTCGCCCGTTGGCGCATCGCTGTTGGGAAAAGGTCCCGGCGATAAATTTGAATTTATGAAACGACAACACGAGATCATCGCGCTGCATTAACCCATATTGTGATAAACGCGCTGCACGTCGTCATCGTCCTCGATCTTTTCAATCAACTTTTCCACTTCGGCAACCTCTTCATCGCTGAGTGTTTTGGTGTCATTGGGAATGCGTTCAAAATCCGCTTCTACGATCTCATAACCGTTTTCTTCCAGGTAATGCTGTAAAGCGCCGAATGCGGTGAATTCTCCATAAATGTTGATCTGGTTGGTTTCTTCGTCCAGGAACACTTCTTCACCGCCCACGTCGATCAGTTCAAACTCAAATTCTTCCAGATCCTTCGAGCCCGTATTCTTGATTTTGAAAATACACTTCCGGTCAAAAATAAAATCGAGCATGCCCATTGTGCCCAGACTTCCGCCGAGCTTATTGAAATAGCTGCGCACATTGGCAACGGTCCGCGTGGGGTTATCAGTAGTGCTTTCCACAAGAATTGCGACGCCGTGCGGGCCGTAACCCTCGTAGACCATTTCTTTGTAATCCTCCTGGTCTTTGGACGTCGCACGCTTTATAGCCCTTTCAACCGTGTCTTTCGGCATGTTGGCGGCTCTGGCGTTTTGCAAAAGAACCCTAAGCCTTGCGTTTGTATTAGGATCAGCGGTTCCGCTTTTTACGGCAAGGACAATGTCTTTTCCAATCCTTGTAAAGGTTTTGGCCATTTTGTCCCAA
Coding sequences:
- a CDS encoding YebC/PmpR family DNA-binding transcriptional regulator; translation: MGRAYEYRKARMFKRWDKMAKTFTRIGKDIVLAVKSGTADPNTNARLRVLLQNARAANMPKDTVERAIKRATSKDQEDYKEMVYEGYGPHGVAILVESTTDNPTRTVANVRSYFNKLGGSLGTMGMLDFIFDRKCIFKIKNTGSKDLEEFEFELIDVGGEEVFLDEETNQINIYGEFTAFGALQHYLEENGYEIVEADFERIPNDTKTLSDEEVAEVEKLIEKIEDDDDVQRVYHNMG